Genomic DNA from Inediibacterium massiliense:
CTGAATTTCAGTCATTTGCCTTGTACTTTTTAGCTGTTTTATAGTAAGTGGTACTAAAATTAATTTGATAATCACCGTAAATAATATAATAGATATACCATAATTTCCAATTAACTGATAAAACCAGTTTAAAAGAAGACTCATTGGTTTAGCTATAATAGCTATCAAATTTTTTACCCCCTGTCATTTCTATTCTATTTTAAAGGGTCATATCCTCCTGGATGAAAGGGATGACATTTTAATATTCTCTTTATACTTAATAAAATTCCTTTCATTGCACCATATTTTGTAATAGCCTCTATTGCATATTGAGAACAGGTCGGATA
This window encodes:
- the yidD gene encoding membrane protein insertion efficiency factor YidD, which translates into the protein MKEILIGMVKLYQKYISSLMPKTCRFYPTCSQYAIEAITKYGAMKGILLSIKRILKCHPFHPGGYDPLK